AATGAACCGGGCCATAAACCGGAAGAATGGATTGTAGATTTCGCCATTTTCCGTGACGGTCAGCATTGTTCCACCTTCTGTCGAGATTAATTCATACGTCCATGTGCCACCGAACGGCAGGTTTTCATCAGCAATTGTTGTGACCATCCGCTTGGGTTGGCTAAATTCTGTGATTTCATAAGTCATGGAACCAAAATCGCTCAGTTCTTTCCAAACCGCGTGACCATTCCGGTCGGGCAATTGTTCCATGGATTTAAGCTCCTCACGCCAGGTTGGCGCGGCTGCAAAGTCCGTTATGGTATTCCAAACTTCTTCAGATGACTTATTGAATTTAGCCGACCGCGTGGCAACATGACCTTCCGGAAGCATTGAGCCGACAACCCAGACAATGGCCACGAGTCCAGCCAAAACCCCGAGAATAATCAACACCCACTTCATATGTCCTCCGATTTGTCTAAGATATTTTACTAAATTTTGATTGTTGGATTTGCGGAAAGTAGAACTTCCTATACTCATATATTAAATTTATTTTGATTTGTCAAATGAAAATTGATCGAAAGGGCATTTTTTGCCTGGCGGGAGACAAGGTTAAAATGAAGGGAGAATTTTATTTACGAGGTTTTCTAGTCTTTTTTACATTTTTGTAGGGAACAGGCAATGCCTGTTCCCTACCGGGTCGCTTATTAACTCGTCATTATTTCTTGAAATCCAAAGGCAAACCACCGGTAAAATAGTCGATATGTGATGCAGGGAATCTCTCAAATACCAAAAAGTAAGTTCAACGACCCTTTGCGGGAGGACCGAGCCTCCACCAAGCCCAAAACAGGCAGAGCGGAGGCACCACGTTCAGAGCCATCGAAGCATGGAAGCCGGCGAAACCGATCGCCCAGAGCACGTCTGCCGAGGCGATCGCCCCCTAAAGGAGAAGCGCAGGGCGGGTCCCTTGACCTGACTTTACCACGGCTCCAATGACAATGCCGCCGATCAGTAGCGTATGCCATCCCAAAAAGATCCATGCTCCTACCAGTGCCCGCGGCGTAAGCGGCT
This portion of the candidate division KSB1 bacterium genome encodes:
- a CDS encoding SRPBCC family protein produces the protein MKWVLIILGVLAGLVAIVWVVGSMLPEGHVATRSAKFNKSSEEVWNTITDFAAAPTWREELKSMEQLPDRNGHAVWKELSDFGSMTYEITEFSQPKRMVTTIADENLPFGGTWTYELISTEGGTMLTVTENGEIYNPFFRFMARFI